From one Drosophila subpulchrella strain 33 F10 #4 breed RU33 chromosome 3L, RU_Dsub_v1.1 Primary Assembly, whole genome shotgun sequence genomic stretch:
- the LOC119555213 gene encoding modifier of mdg4, translated as MNHLKWMGHSSTIMDIQRSLRNDNHNCEVILASRDGVRVRAHLFVLSTCSELMRNILVDVPRGQEATIVLPDIRGELLESMLSFIYMGETSLPSASLSEFLEAINLLGIKSAISFECNPSASPPSADVENGSMAVETAKSITGLQIAEAELLEEEEEAQPTVTVPATVLAESQHQPNHGSRSLEYLDVYEPPKITYSIEHMDGNSSGNQFILTENTGTFTITQAATSLSKMDNDETATSGAEVELVDDDAEAEITEDSEEHDTQMIDEEFAQSDPLIELGTATEMDDDEEVAGDLVDDELEEEKPRKLGGGKPRVRRPVNIKTEKRSPQKPTRLQQFVALKREVKDDINDALDLAADAVILEGLSLQKAADRFDISKTVLWRRVRTNPAYMRNNRERPSLIEAYERLKNGDSLKSISTELQIPMSTLHRHKVRLSAQGRLPDFVACRRRDSTPKDELRDKLAKAVHACLNEGMSQNHAANLFEIPKSTLWRHLQRRMSNQDRKVKKELQDEYDEDMLN; from the exons ATG AATCACCTGAAGTGGATGGGACACTCGTCCACGATAATGGACATACAACGCTCGCTGCGCAACGACAACCACAACTGCGAGGTGATCCTGGCCTCCAGGGACGGCGTCCGAGTGCGCGCCCATCTCTTCGTGCTGAGCACCTGCAGTGAGCTGATGCGCAACATCCTGGTGGACGTGCCGCGTGGCCAGGAGGCCACCATCGTGCTGCCCGACATCCGAGGCGAGCTGCTGGAGAGCATGCTCTCCTTCATCTACATGGGCGAGACTAGCCTGCCCTCCGCCTCGCTGTCCGAGTTCCTGGAGGCCATCAACCTGCTGGGCATCAAGTCGGCCATCAGCTTCGAGTGCAACCCCTCGGCCAGTCCACCGAGCGCCGATGTGGAGAACGGTTCGATGGCCGTGGAGACGGCCAAGTCGATTACTGGCCTGCAAATAGCCGAAGCGGAGCtgctggaggaggaggaggaggcacAGCCGACTGTAACCGTGCCAGCGACTGTCCTTGCGGAGAGCCAGCATCAGCCCAATCACGGTAGCCGATCGTTGGAGTACTTGGATGTGTACGAGCCACCAAAGATCACCTACTCCATCGAACACATGGACGGCAATTCCAGCGGCAATCAATTCATCCTCACCGAAAACACGGGCACCTTCACCATCACGCAGGCCGCTACCAGTTTGTCCAAGATGGACAACGATGAGACGGCCACCAGCGGTGCTGAAGTGGAGCTGGTAGACGATGACGCGGAGGCGGAGATTACTGAGGATTCTGAGGAGCACGATACACAGATGATCGATGAAGAGTTTGCGCAAAGTGATCCCCTAATTGAGTTGGGTACTGCCACCGAAATGGACGACGACGAGGAAGTGGCCGGCGACCTGGTGGACGACGAATTAGAAGAAGAGAAGCCACGCAAGTTGGGTGGCGGAAAGCCGCGGGTCCGTCGCCCCGTTAATATTAAGACCGAGAAGCGATCGCCCCAAAAGCCAACTCGACTCCAGCAGTTTGTAGCGCTTAAGCGAGAAGTGAAAGACGATATCAACGATGCTTTGGATCTGGCGGCGGACGCTGTAATCCTAGAGGGATTGAGCCTGCAGAAGGCCGCCGACCGGTTCGACATTTCCAAGACGGTCCTGTGGCGACGCGTGCGCACCAATCCCGCCTACATGCGGAACAACCGTGAACGACCATCGCTGATCGAAGCCTACGAGCGGCTGAAGAACGGAGATTCACTGAAGAGCATCAGTACGGAGTTGCAGATCCCCATGTCCACGCTGCACCGGCACAAGGTTCGGCTGTCGGCCCAGGGACGCCTGCCCGACTTTGTGGCCTGCCGCCGGCGGGACAGTACGCCCAAGGACGAGCTGCGGGACAAATTGGCCAAGGCAGTGCACGCCTGCCTAAATGAGGGAATGTCCCAGAACCATGCAGCCAACCTTTTCGAGATCCCCAAGAGCACGCTCTGGCGACACCTGCAGCGACGTATGTCGAACCAGGACCGAAAGGTCAAGAAGGAGCTGCAGGACGAGTACGACGAAGATATGCTAAATTAG